In Paramormyrops kingsleyae isolate MSU_618 chromosome 18, PKINGS_0.4, whole genome shotgun sequence, the DNA window GATCATATAGACCAGTAAGTGGCTGGTGCAAGTTTGCAGTGCCTTGCTGTTGAGCTCCTTGTTTTTCCTGGTGACACAAATTGTAACGATTCTAAAGTAAGTAAGGGCTATGCTGCCAATTGAAGATGTCAGAAGAACCATAGTGAAAGCCAGGCCATAAATGTTGTTGATGGTGACATCCTGGCAGGAGAGCTTAAACAGAGATGCATTATCACAGTACATGTTTACAATAAGTGACCTGCAAAGTTTAAGACGTATGGTGAGTCCCAGCAAGACTGACACAGTCAGTAGGGCAGATCCCCAAGCCCATGCTGAAAGCTTCAACACCATGCTGGTGGTCATTATTGAAGAGTATCTCAAGGGGTTACAAATGGCCACATATCTGTCAAAAGCCATGATCATCAGTATTGTGTGTGCAGCAGTAGAAGATGTTTGATTACAGAATGCTTGAGTGACACACTCAACATAACTAATGCTTCTGTCATTTGAAAGGAGATCTGACAAGATTCGAGGCATAATGTTAGTGTTCCCCAGAATATCATTGAAGGACAGATTACAGAATAAAAGGTACATGGGCTGCTGTAAACTCCTTTCCATGATGATAAGGATGATGATTCCCACATTGGTAATAATAGTGATCAGATAGGTAATAAGCAGAATGCTAAACACTGGGTAAACATATACAGGTGAGTCATAAATAGCCTCCAATTGCAGAATGTTGCTGCTGTTGAGCCTGTTGTCCATTTCTGTTCTCCAAATTTTGAATCCtggaaagaagaaaaagaaacagataaaGCTGGACATGCATGAGTATTTGAACACGAGCAAAACAGTTTAGA includes these proteins:
- the LOC140579444 gene encoding olfactory receptor-like protein COR2, whose translation is MDNRLNSSNILQLEAIYDSPVYVYPVFSILLITYLITIITNVGIIILIIMERSLQQPMYLLFCNLSFNDILGNTNIMPRILSDLLSNDRSISYVECVTQAFCNQTSSTAAHTILMIMAFDRYVAICNPLRYSSIMTTSMVLKLSAWAWGSALLTVSVLLGLTIRLKLCRSLIVNMYCDNASLFKLSCQDVTINNIYGLAFTMVLLTSSIGSIALTYFRIVTICVTRKNKELNSKALQTCTSHLLVYMIMLWTGFLGVIFHRIQIDSSYRKLSTMLFFIIPGNLNPIIYAMQTKELKTKMKKIFSVKVTQAQ